CGGCGGTTGCAACAGCAGTGAGAAGAAACCACCCGCGTTGCGTCGATGCGCCAGCAGCGCGTCATTGATCTTTTGGCCCGCGACATCGAATTTGAGAATGAAATCTTTGTTGGGAATCGTTTGCTGATTGCGCAAGCGCACGTTGGCGTGGTTGGGGGCCGGGCGCTCGATGTCCACTTCGTGCAAGGTGGATTTCAAACTGTCGAGTGGCACGCCCGTGTCCACGTTGACCGAAATTGAAATGTCGTGCCCGGCGCGCGTGCCTTCAGGCGTAACGGGCGGCGTGATGCGCGAGGCGTCAGGAACTTCGGAAGTATCAGGCGCGGCTTGCGGATTCGGTTGCGCCAGGGGCTGACCCGGAATGTAGCGCGGGCCGACGACCATCGGGAAGACGAATTCATACGTGCCTTCTGCGTATTTCAAAAACTCCACGTAACTGATCGTCACCTTGACCGTTGCGCCAGGCAAGATGTTGGCGACGGCCTGGGTGAAGATGTTCGGACGTTCTTGATCGAGCAGGCTGGCGATCTGGCCGGCGTTGCGCGCGGCTTCGTAAACGGCGCGCGCTTCTTCGCGGCGTTTGATCTGGCCTTTGATGGTGCGTTCGCCGATGCGCATGGTCATATCGTCTACGGCGGCGTTTTGCGGCAGAGGGAAGACGTAAACGGCTTCGATCTTGTCGCTGTAGGGATTGTGGAATTCCTGGGTGACGGTGACGCGCGCCAGCGAACCGGTGACGCTGGCTTGCACGTCGGTGTGTTTGAGCGGACACGCGCCGCGCGCCTGGCCCGTGCTGTCGAGCGCTTGCAACGCGCCTTGCGTAACTTTGCCGGGGGCGGCGGCGGTCGTGCCGGGATCGTTAAAGGGCAGCAGTTCGGGCAGGCATAAATAGCCGCACAGAAACAGCGCCAAAGTGCAGAGCAGGGAAGTCGCAATACGTCGTTTCATGGTTTACTCCTTCTTTGAACACACTCGTGCCAAGCAGTGCACGAGGACACTTCCAACAAAAGAGGGCATCGTTGTGATTGATGATGTCGGCTGACCGACTGATCTGACCGACTGATTTGAATAGACACGCAATCGGGGGGGTTGGTTCCAAACTCTCCGCGCAAAAGAACGCGGGCGGTGCGGCTGGCTTGCAGGAAAATACGGTACCGCGCGCGTCAGCAAGTGGAGCCTTGCCATTGTGTTCATTGGTTGCAAGTGCCAGGCAGCCGCTTGCTAACGCGCGCGGTACCGCATTGGTGGCGCAGATTTTTGATCGGCTGGGTTGGGATGCTATGATGCGCGCCTGCTTCATCATCAATTCAACTTACAAGTGAGGACTTTTCAAAATGGCAGAACCGACGATGACCTTTGCCATCATCAAACCCGACGCGGTGCGCGCGGGCAACGCAGGCAATATCATTCAACGCATCAACGACAATGGCTTCAAGATTCGCGCCATGAAGCTGATCCACATGTCCAAACCCGTCGCCGAAGGCTTTTATGACGTACATCGCGCGCGGCCTTTCTTCGGCGAACTGGTCGAATTCATGACCAGCGGGCCGAGCGTCGTGCTGGCGCTGGAAAAAGAAAACGCCCAGCCCGCCTGGCGCGATCTAATGGGGCCGACCGACGCGACCAAAGCGCCGAAGGGCACCATTCGCGGCGATTTCGGCACGAGCATGGGCGAGAATGCTACGCACGGCTCCGACTCGCCGGAGAATGCCAAGATCGAGTTGAGCTACTTTTTCAACGCGACGGAGTTTTGTTAAAGGCTGAAGGCTGAGTACACCGGAAACTAAGTTTCTTGGCATTTTAAGCTCACCTTGTAGTAACGAATTTATTCGTTACGCGCTGGGACGTAACGAATAAATTCGTTACTACAAGGTGAGGCCGCAATTCTAAAAGAACTTAGTTAGCCGTGTACTGAGGGATGAAGGCTGAAAAGTTTCATCCCTCACCCCTCATCCCACAATCATGGCGATTCTGACAGCGCGCGCAGTCACGCGCGAATATAAAATGGGCGGCGAGACCGTGCACGCACTGGCGGGCGTTGACGTCAACATTGCGCGCGGCGAATTCGCGGCCATCCTCGGCACCAGCGGCAGCGGCAAATCAACCTTGTTGAATCTGTTCGGCGGCCTGGATCGCCCGTCCAGCGGCGAGATTCTCTTTGACGGGCAAAGCCTCGCGCCGCTCTCGGCGTGGGAGATGTCGCGTTATCGTTTGCGCCGCGTCGGCATGATCTTTCAGAGCTTCAATTTGATCCCGACCATGACTGCCGCGCAAAACGTGGCGTTGGCGCTGGCCTTCGGCGGCATGAAACCGCGTGAACGCGAAGCGCGCGCCGCCGAATTGCTTGACCGCGTAGGTCTAGCCCCGCGCGCCAATCATCGCCCCAGCGAGCTTTCGGGCGGCGAACAGCAGCGCGTCGCCATCGCCCGCGCGCTCGCCAACGAACCGCAAGTGCTGCTGGCTGACGAACCGACCGGCAATCTGGACAGCACGCGCGCGGCGGAGTTGATGACCTTGCTCGACGAAATGCGCACGCGTGACGGCAAGACCATTGTGCTGATCACGCACGATCACGAATTGGCGAGCCGCTTCGCCACGCACCTCGTCCGGCTCAAGGACGGTTGCGTTGTGGAAGCCTGATATTTCGCCGCCCGGACGCCTTGCCGCCATTTGCGCGCCCAGCCCCCTCGACTATACTGCCCCCGCTCCGTTAAGGGAGTTGCCACAGCATCACATTCAACACTACGAAAAATAAGGGGTACGGCCATGACTTATCGCACACACCTTGATCACAAGATTTGGTTGACGCTGAGCCTGACGCTCGGCTTACTGGCCTGCTGTTTTGCAAGCTGGCGTGCGGGTGCGCGCGAACCGCGTCCGCTTTTGTCAGAACACAATCCACAACAACGTGCACTGGCTGGCAAGGCGCAGGCGCTTGCGGGCGTGCTCAATGCCGATGGCACGGTGAAGCCGGGTCTGGCGGGGAGTTTTGATGCGAGTGGGTATCGGATGGAGTATACGGCGACGGGGGCCCACGCTTTGTCCAGGCAGCGGCTTGCATGGGACACACAGTTCTGGTTGAACAACGGGGTGAATGGCTCCGTCAGAGCCTCACCCACAGCGGTTCCGACCTGAAGTCGTTGCCGCCGTCGTTGTAGTGGTTGAATCGGTGGTTTGAACGCGCGTTGTTGCTGGAAGCCGTGTGGTTGTGGCTCACGGATTTGCCGTTCGTGTTATCGTCAATCTGTATCGCGCGGCGGAGGGCAAATAGTTAAATCACAACCTAGTACTCCATCAAGCTGTAAGTGATGGATGCTGAGAGCGCATCCGGGATGTAGGGCGGGATTAAATCCCGCCCTACATCCCTCATTTTCAGCTTGATGGAGTACTAGTGGATTTTATCGTTTAGAGTATTGACAGGTGCGGGCAAGGAGTTTATAAGCTGCTTTCAGCTTCGATAGTTATAGGCTAACTCATTCAATATCGAAGCTACTCTCTGAAAAATAGAAAGCCTATTAAACGCAGTCAGCTAAATTCGTTTTTTTGCTTTTATTTTACTTCTTAGCAATTTTCACTGTTCTTTCTGGTTGGATCAAACAGTTCTTGCCCCGCATAAAACATCTAACGTTTTACAGAAGCTTCTGATGGCAGAAGCTTCTGTAAAACGTGTGCAG
This genomic window from Acidobacteriota bacterium contains:
- the ndk gene encoding nucleoside-diphosphate kinase; the protein is MAEPTMTFAIIKPDAVRAGNAGNIIQRINDNGFKIRAMKLIHMSKPVAEGFYDVHRARPFFGELVEFMTSGPSVVLALEKENAQPAWRDLMGPTDATKAPKGTIRGDFGTSMGENATHGSDSPENAKIELSYFFNATEFC
- a CDS encoding ABC transporter ATP-binding protein: MAILTARAVTREYKMGGETVHALAGVDVNIARGEFAAILGTSGSGKSTLLNLFGGLDRPSSGEILFDGQSLAPLSAWEMSRYRLRRVGMIFQSFNLIPTMTAAQNVALALAFGGMKPREREARAAELLDRVGLAPRANHRPSELSGGEQQRVAIARALANEPQVLLADEPTGNLDSTRAAELMTLLDEMRTRDGKTIVLITHDHELASRFATHLVRLKDGCVVEA